CAACGCCTGCAACGACACAAGGCGGGCTATTCGGCGGGCAGACGAACACACCCCAACCAAGCCTGTTTGGAGCAAAGACTGGCACGACACCAGCACCTGCTGCGTCTGGCGGGGAGAACAAGAACCCGACGAATTCGTTTGGAGCTCAGACCACGGCAACACCGACCAACGGCCTGAATCTTGGCGGTCTTGGTGGTGCGAAGACGACTGGCGGCCTCTTTGGATCAGCATCTGCTCAGCCTGCTGGACAGCAAACTGGCTCCTCCCAGCAACAACCTGCCAGTGCCCCCAGCCTCTTCGCCAACCTTGGGAACAACAACACAGCCAGCAGTTCAGGAGCACCAGCCGCTACTACCGCCACCTCAGGCCTCTTTGGCAACGCCTCCAGTACTGCGGCCAGTAGCTCGGCAGCGCCAGCTGCGACCACATCCACTTCAAGCATGTTCGCCAATCTGGGAAAGAAGCCCGAAACACCACAAGCACCGTCGGAGCAGCCAAAGACCAGCAATTTATTTGGTGCCGCACTTGGTGGCCAACCGCCAGCCACTGGATCAAGCACCACAGAAAACCCACCCAAGCCGTCACTGTTCTCTAGTACCAGCCTGGGCGGCGGCGCCGCAGGAAGCACAGGGCAGACGTCGCAGGCACCTACCGCTTCCACCAGTGCTGCACCCACGACTGGATTATTCGGCACCCCAACGAGCAAGCCACCGACTGCGACAACTACAGCCCCCGGCACGACTAATCTGTTTGGTGGTGCCCTTGGAGGAACTTCAGCCTCTGGGGCCACCTCTGGTGAAGCCAACAAGGGCACACAAGCCAGCTCCGGACTCGGTGGAGGTGGGACTGGCGTGGCAGCCACCGCGGGCGCAGCACCGTCGGGTGGCTCACGTCTCGCACACAAGTCACTGGACGAAATCTTGACAATGTGGTCTTCCTCACTCACAGCACACCAGAAGACATTTCAGAACTTGGCTAAACGCGTCGGCGCCTGGGATCGCCAGCTTGTGGAGAACAGCAGCAAGATCAGTACTCTGTATGGACGTTGCTTCCAGGCGGAACGAGACTGCAGTGAAGTCGAGCGCCAGCTTACCAATGTCGAGCACAATCAGTCGGACATTGAGCATCTGCTCGACAAGTACGAAGCGGATGTCGACCAGATGATGAGCCAGACTGGCGTCAGCGAAGATGGCATCAGTGGGGTGGATGCTGAGCGCGAGAGGACATACAAGACCGCCGAGAACTGCTCATTGCGACTCACGGAGCTCAATCATTCTCTTTCAGACATGGTCGAGGAGATCAACGTCACCAGCAACAAGCTGTCCTCCAACAAGAAGACCAGCGACGAAGGTGGTAACGACGATCCGCTCAGGCAGATTGTGAGCATTCTCAATCGCCATCTTGCGCAACTACAGACGATTGGAACCGGCGCACAAGCACTACAGGAGAAGGTGTCTTTGGCGCAGAGAGATGCACGGAACTTGAATGTCAATGGACTCAATGGGTCCAACTGGGTCAACGACTTTGGACGATCGTATCTTGGGCGTCAGTAGTCGCACCTTGACGGTATTAACGATGGCATTGCATTTGGGACTCAGCAGGCGTTATGAAGCAGATCGCCAGGAAAGCGACTGCCTTGAAGGATCAGAGTATGTACCATAGATGCGAGACATGAATGATACTGATGCTGCCAAGCATGATTGAGGCGCAGTTGCCTTTTTAACCTTGTTTCCCAGATTCTGTTCCACGATCGCGGTCAGGCGTCCTTGCTCGATCCCATCCTTGGTAAGGCACAGCAGTAGCTACCTGACCAGTCCGCGCGAAGGATTTGAGCTTTCAGCTCCTGGCTTGCTGTGCAGCTCCACATTAGCTTCCGAAGCGCGGTCTACCTACATCACATTGCAGCAAGAATATATAAATACCTGGGAGAGCTACCTACACACGATGCCTGGACAATACATACCGCCTCAGCCTGGTTATCCGATTCAAGCTGCGCCTTATTACGTGTACCCTCCCCCTCAGGTCGTCGTTCATCCTACCCTGCAATATCGACCCGTCCAACCCGCTCAACCGACCATTCTCCAACATCCAGCTCGAGCCACAACTGCACCAGCTCCCACTCGAGTCACAACTGCACCAGCTCCCACGTCCTCCTCAGATCAATCTTCAAAATGGCAGCACCACCAGCCGCAATGCCACCCTTCCAACCACCCCTCGGCCCACAACCCGCAGGTCCCCTCTACTCTGCGAACCAAGTGTACGAGCACAAAACACTTCCGAGAAGGTGCATCATGGATACTGACGTACATCTTGTAGGACCCTCCGTATGAAGGAAAAGGTCTTCTCCCTGTCCGGCGACGACTTTACAGTCGCAGACGTCAACGAAACTCCCATCCTCAAAGTCAAAGGCAAGGTCGTCAGCTTGTCTGGCAAGAAGACGTTTACGGATCTGCAGGGGCAGGAGTTGTTTGTGTTGAGTAAGAAGTTGTTGAAGTTGCATCCGACTTtcacggcggagagtgcgGCGGGGTGTAATTTTGAGGTGGTGAGTTACATTTGGTTCTTTCTGTGAAGGGTTTTATGTCCGCGAATGGGATGGGGCAAGCATGCTGATGATGGCGACCTCAGGCTGGAAAGTTCTCCTTCGGATCGAGTAAGAGTGTGATTACATTTGCCAATCATGCGGATAAGGCTCCGATTGAGATGCAGTTGAAGGGTGATTGGTTTGATCGC
This genomic window from Fulvia fulva chromosome 4, complete sequence contains:
- a CDS encoding Nucleoporin NSP1, with the protein product MADKKEPPKFSFGNTGGGGSLFGGTGTTGGGSLFGGAQTNTTPSTAAPGLSFGGANTPTNTAPSLFGSNANAGSSTPQGNKPGGLFGGATGGSFGASTTPAGEPKQTGNIFGSGGPPGANGGLFANKPDPTTAAKPLFGGASTGGGGLFGAKQDGTAAQQPSPIGTSQPASSGGGGLFGSNPTATSGASAGPSLFGASAAPAATPATPATTQGGLFGGQTNTPQPSLFGAKTGTTPAPAASGGENKNPTNSFGAQTTATPTNGLNLGGLGGAKTTGGLFGSASAQPAGQQTGSSQQQPASAPSLFANLGNNNTASSSGAPAATTATSGLFGNASSTAASSSAAPAATTSTSSMFANLGKKPETPQAPSEQPKTSNLFGAALGGQPPATGSSTTENPPKPSLFSSTSLGGGAAGSTGQTSQAPTASTSAAPTTGLFGTPTSKPPTATTTAPGTTNLFGGALGGTSASGATSGEANKGTQASSGLGGGGTGVAATAGAAPSGGSRLAHKSLDEILTMWSSSLTAHQKTFQNLAKRVGAWDRQLVENSSKISTLYGRCFQAERDCSEVERQLTNVEHNQSDIEHLLDKYEADVDQMMSQTGVSEDGISGVDAERERTYKTAENCSLRLTELNHSLSDMVEEINVTSNKLSSNKKTSDEGGNDDPLRQIVSILNRHLAQLQTIGTGAQALQEKVSLAQRDARNLNVNGLNGSNWVNDFGRSYLGRQ